A region of Spodoptera frugiperda isolate SF20-4 chromosome 26, AGI-APGP_CSIRO_Sfru_2.0, whole genome shotgun sequence DNA encodes the following proteins:
- the LOC126912512 gene encoding protein asunder — translation MFPINHKTIFVLDHTPYFGISSDNPIDFDVPKNRGYLPVPPICKSLWTCSVEAAVEYCRIVWDLFPEGKLVRFVVSDNTAHMLNTWAATQQNLTHLLNGLCLVGPVRRGAGGDVEGLVAAIEALAEPSPEQASRPTERHFQNRGRVICITSARDNDSIKNLKDIAHNTIVQINKKASMAPPPTTTDSASTTPPQPIIIHYCHIVIINVTPENAETRVTNQPLAEIAGGQIGVEVIVSRASALANLLGRLVLPHYKLATTTVTGIPMKEEQNASSSANYDVEIIHAADAHAGLRASQTAAEALESVVLRWWTPRGAEGGASGCCGALWRVTPADVASRPSACLVNFLLNGRSVTLEVPRKGGGRSASHVLAAQGGELWIGALGGRTPYDDPPALSEGAGGRVTDYRIKEFGALMQQNRLYPLRGAGANARARARLQRHTTYWPLTISSTLIFNLGSVLEPLTRLVVQETLTDEEVDTCRNVLLSLLAMESRHEFPTNQLPSNMRGKSVGRREEQWRQVWGELEALVRAHAAAPQHRALLRVLLDCRAHNNHQTDSDSRATVIRATTDSPLSPGATGNGSSGNSTSGNGSDVWAPRNVLDALLGAPRPARRPDFAGRMAAGTRIATLYPQLQQDVETPH, via the exons atgttTCCTATAAATCACAAGACGATATTTGTGCTAGACCATACACCGTATTTCGGTATATCATCAGATAATCCGATAGACTTTGATGTGCCGAAGAACCGGGGTTATTTGCCTGTACCACCAATCTGTAAGTCATTATGGACATGCAGTGTGGAAGCGGCAGTAGAGTACTGCAGGATAGTATGGGATTTATTTCCTGAAGGCAAACTG GTGCGGTTTGTTGTGAGTGACAACACAGCTCATATGCTCAATACATGGGCTGCTACACAGCAAAATTTAACACAT ctTCTGAATGGATTGTGTCTGGTGGGGCCTGTCAGGCGTGGAGCTGGTGGTGATGTGGAAGGTCTTGTGGCTGCCATAGAGGCACTAGCAGAACCATCACCGGAACAGGCCAGTAGACCTACTGAGAGACATTTTCAAAACCG tgGACGCGTAATTTGTATAACAAGTGCTAGAGACAATGATTCTATTAAGAACCTAAAGGACATTGCACACAACACTATTGTGCAAATCAACAAGAAAGCTTCAATGGCCCCGCCACCTACTACTACTGATTCGGCAAGCACAACACCACCACA GcccataataatacattattgcCATATAGTGATAATAAATGTCACACCAGAGAATGCAGAAACCAGAGTCACCAATCAACCATTAGCAGAG ATAGCTGGTGGACAGATCGGTGTAGAAGTCATAGTCTCACGAGCGAGTGCATTAGCCAATCTGCTTGGTCGATTGGTGTTGCCACATTATAAATTAGCTACCACCACTGTCACTGGTATTCCTATGAAG gAAGAACAAAATGCAAGTTCTAGTGCGAATTACGATGTGGAGATAATTCACGCGGCAGACGCTCACGCGGGGCTGCGAGCGTCGCAAACTGCTGCTGAAGCTTTGGAATCG GTAGTGCTCCGCTGGTGGACGCCGCGCGGTGCCGAGGGGGGCGCGTCAGGTTGTTGTGGCGCACTGTGGCGCGTCACCCCCGCCGACGTGGCGTCACGCCCGTCCGCCTGCCTCGTCAACTTCCTACTCAATGGCAGATCTGTCACTCTTGAAGTTCCGAG GAAAGGCGGCGGTAGATCAGCGTCGCACGTACTAGCAGCGCAGGGTGGAGAGTTGTGGATAGGAGCACTGGGGGGACGGACGCCGTACGACGACCCGCCTGCTTTGTCTGAGGGGGCTGGGGGACGGGTCACTGATTACAG AATCAAAGAATTCGGTGCTCTAATGCAACAAAATAGACTGTACCCACTACGCGGTGCCGGCGCAAACGCGCGAGCGAGGGCGCGGCTACAGCGACATACAACGTACTGGCCGCTCACTATATCTTCCACACTCATATTTAATTTAGGATCG GTATTAGAACCGTTAACCCGACTAGTAGTACAAGAAACATTGACTGATGAAGAAGTGGACACGTGTCGGAATGTACTCCTGTCTTTATTGGCCATGGAGTCGCGGCATGAGTTCCCGACCAATCAGCTTCCATCTAACATGAG aggaAAATCAGTGGGTCGTCGCGAGGAGCAATGGCGGCAAGTTTGGGGAGAACTGGAGGCGTTGGTCAGGGCGCACGCTGCCGCGCCGCAACACCGCGCGTTACTGCGGGTACTACTCGACTGCCGCGCTCACAACAACCATCAGACTGACA GCGATTCTCGTGCCACAGTGATTCGCGCGACTACAGACTCGCCGCTCTCCCCGGGGGCGACAGGCAACGGCAGTTCCGGGAACAGCACCAGCGGCAACGGCAGCGACGTGTGGGCGCCCCGCAATGTACTCGACGCCTTGCTGGGCGCGCCCCGCCCCGCACGACGGCCTGACTTCGCCGGTCGCATGGCCGCCGGCACTAGAATCGCGACCTTGTACCCGCAGTTACAACAAGACGTCGAGACACCTCATTAA